DNA sequence from the Candidatus Terasakiella magnetica genome:
TATGTTGTTCCCACCCATGCTTATGGGCGCAACTATTTTGCTTTATGATGGGGACCCGAAATTTGATGCGGATATTCACCTTAAGCTGATTGAGCGTTTTGGCGTGAATTGTTTCTGCGCACCGCCAACGGTTTATCGTGTCTTTGCCCAAATGGACCTTTCGCCATATAAGCTGGAGAGCTTAAACCATTGTATTGGTGCGGGTGAACCGTTGAACCCTGAAGTGATGCGCACATGGAAAGAGGCCACAGGCTGTGATGTTTATGATGGCTATGGTCAGACAGAAACCGTTAATATCGTTGCCAACTATAAGGGTATGGAAGTGCGCCCAGGCTCAATGGGTAAACCCGTCCCCGGCCTAACGGTTGATGTGGTTGATGAAGACGGTGAGATTGTTGAGATCGACACTGTTGGTCATATCGCTGTTAAAATGACACAGCAACACCCCCTTGGCCTGTTTACGGGCTATTTCAAGGATGAAGCCGCCAATGCCAAATGTTTTAAAAACGGTTGGTATTACACGGGTGATACGGCAACGCGTGATAAAGATGGCTACATCTGGTTTGTGGGCCGGTCTGACGATATTATTGGCTCAGCCGGATATCGCATCAGCCCGTTTGAGGTGGAAAGCGCTTTGATTGAGCATCCTGCCATTGCAGAATCGGCAGTTGTGGGCAAACCTGATCCAGTACGTGGTGAGATCGTAAAGGCATATGTGACCTTAAGTGCGGGCTATGAAGGCTCAAAAACCCTTGAAAAAGAGATTCAGGATTTTGTAAAGAATCTAACCGCACCTTACAAATATCCACGCGAGATTGAGTTCAGAGAAGCCTTGCCAAAGACAATTTCTGGCAAAATTCGCCGCGTTGAGTTACGTGACGAAGCCAAGGCAGAAGGCTAGGTATCTGATAATAAAGACAAAAAATAAAAAAAGGTGCCCATAAAACGGTACCTTTTTTTCTGCCTGATTTTTATGCGGTTTGTGTTGTAATAAAACCTTAATCAAAATATAACATTTCTGCAAAATTTGTTAACGGCTTTAGAGGCCGTCACACTGAATTCCTAGAGGGAACAGGCATGGATCTCAGTAATTTTCAGAAAATCGAACAAGCGCAATATGTCAACCGTCGTGAATTAGTACGTCTGGGCAGTGCAGCTTTGTTTCTCGTTGCGATTATCATTTATGTCGGCACAAAAATGCCGGGTAGCTTTTTGCTGATCTCAGCAGCCGTCATCGGTGGCTATATGGCCTTGAATATTGGTGCCAATGATGTTGCCAATAATGTTGGCCCGGCTGTTGGGTCAAAAACCATGACCTTAACGGGCGCGATTATCATTGCGGCTGTTTTTGAATCATCAGGTGCGATCATTGCCGGGGGCGATGTGGTGGGGACCATTCGCAAAGGGATTATCGATCCTTCTGCCATTACCGACCCTAACGTCTTTGTCTGGTTGATGATGGCGGCTTTGCTGGCAGGTGCTGTCTGGCTCAATCTGGCAACAGCCTTGGGCATGCCTGTCTCGACCACACACTCCATTGTTGGGGGCGTATTGGGCGCAGGCGTTGCTGCAGCAGGCTGGGACATTGCAAACTGGACAAAGGTTGGTCAAATCGCCGCAAGCTGGGTGATCTCACCAGTGTTAGGCGGGGTGATTGCCGCCTGTTTCTTATATACGATTAAGCGAACCATTACCTATAAGACCGATATGATTGAATCGGCGAAGAAAATCGTCCCGCTTTTAATTGGTGCGATGGCATGGGCTTTCACGACATATTTGATCATGAAAGGCTTAAAAAAGCTCTTTAAGCTGGATTTCATCACGGCCCTTGGTGGTGGTTTTGTTATTGCTTTCTTGATTTACCTGATTGTGCGCCCGCTGATTGCTAAGGCTGCAGAAGGTCTTGAGTCCAACAAAGCCTCAGTCAATAAACTGTTTGTCATTCCGCTGATTTGTTCAGCAGCCCTCTTAAGCTTTGCCCATGGTGCAAACGATGTGGCAAATGCGGTTGGGCCACTGGCAGCGATCTATGATGTGATTTCACATGGGGCCATGGCGGCAAAAGCCTCTATCCCATTGTGGGTGATGGTCATTGGTGCCTTGGGTATTTCCGTAGGTCTTGCCCTCTTTGGTCCGAAACTGATCCGCACAGTAGGCTCTGAAATTACCGAGCTGGATCAGGCGCGTGCCTTTTGTATTGCCATGGCAGCTGCCATTACGGTGATTATCGCCAGCCAATTGGGCTTGCCTGTCAGTTCAACTCACATTGCCATTGGGGCGATCTTCGGGATTGGTTTCTTGCGCGAAGCCATTAAATCTAATTACGGCAATATGGTTGTGGAAATTAAATCCCACCATGAAGGTAAAGATGAAGCCGAAGTTGCCGCTTTCCTTGATAAGTTTGAAACAGCAAGCTTTGAAGAAAAAGGCTTCATGTTGAAAGACTTGAAAAAGAACAGAGAAGCCCCAACCGTTACCAAGAAAGAACGCAAGAGCCTTGCCAAAGAATATAAGAAGGAATTGGTGAAACGCTCAGCTGTCTTAAAAATTGTGGCGGCATGGGTGATTACTGTACCGCTTTCAGGCCTGTTGGCTGCGATCATTTACTTCACAATCCGTGGCATGCTTTTGCCGTGAGACTTGTGAGATAACATATTAAAAAAGCCATCTTGAAATTAATCAAGATGGCTTTTTTTGTAACTGTTTTTTAAAAACTGAATGAGTTACCCAATCGGGTTCATAAAGCTTTCAGGCAGGGTTGCAACACCGTTATAAAGAACCTTCTCCCCAGATACACGCACCTTACGCTCAGCAATGAGTTTTAGGGCCAGTGGGTAGATTTTATGTTCTTGTTCCAACACGCGTGCACCAAGGTCATCTGGACTGTCTGAAGACAGCACAGGCACAGCCGCTTGTACGATAATCGGGCCTTCATCCATGGCAGGGCGCACATAATGCACTGTTGCGCCATGGAACTTAACGCCCGCTTCAATAGCGCGCTCGTGCGTGTGTAGCCCTTTAAAGGACGGCAACAGGGCAGGGTGGATGTTGATTAAGCGATCACGCCACTTATGCACAAAACTATCAGTTAGCAGACGCATAAAGCCTGCCAGACAGACCATCTGGATTTTATCGCTATCAAGAACCTGATGCAGGGCGTCTTCAAACGGTTCACGACCATTATATTTTTTATGGTCCACAACCGTTGTCTTGATCCCGGCCTGTTTGGCACGCTCAAGCCCGTAGGCATTATCCACATTAGAAATCACGCGAATGATCTCTGCTGGGGAATCTTCAGCTGTGCACATGTCAATCAGGGCCTGAAGGTTACTGCCACCACCAGAGATGAGAACAGCGACTCTTAGCTTTGCCATGTCTCAATACCTGAAATTTCAACCAGTTCACCTTCGCTGCGTTTTACAACAGAGCCAAGGTTGGTTACGGTTTCGCCACCATCTTCAAGGATTTTTGTCAACGCATCAACTTTGTCTGCATCAACAATCACGCACATGCCGATACCGCAGTTAAAGGTACGTGCAAGTTCGCTATTGGCAATGCCGCCAGCTTCTGCCAACCAAGAAAAGACTGCTGGAAGTTTCCAGGCAGAACCATCAAGGTCAACACCAAGGCCGTCTGGCAAGACGCGTGGAATATTTTCCACAAGACCACCGCCTGTAATGTGCGCAAGAGCGTTCACGCCGCCTGCTTTAATGGCAGCCAATGTGCTTTTGACATAAATTTTTGTGGGATCAAGCAGGGCTTCTGCCAAGCTGCGCGAGCTATCAAACGGGGCAGGTGCGCTATAATCAAGGCCAGCGGCCTCAACAACGCGGCGTACCAAAGAAAAACCGTTGGAATGAAGGCCGTTTGAGGCCAAGCCCAAAACAACATCGCCTTCTTTAACATTGGCACCTGTCAGTTCTTGTCCGCGCTCAACCGCGCCAACACAGAAACCAGCCAAATCATAATCACCTTCGCTATACATGCCCGGCATTTCAGCGGTTTCCCCACCGATCAATGCGCTGCCCGCTTGCGTGCAACCTTCAGCGATACCTTTGATGATATCGCGACCAGCAGAAACATCAAGTTTGCCTGTGGCGTAGTAATCAAGGAAAAGAAGTGGTTCAGCACCTTGGACAACAAGGTCGTTTACGCACATGGCGACAAGGTCGATTCCCACCGTGTCGTGCTTGTCTGCCAAAATGGCGACTTTAAGTTTGGTGCCGACACCATCTGTGCCTGACACAAGGATTGGGTCTTGATATCCTGCTGCGCGCAGGTCAAAGAAAGCACCAAAACCACCAAGGCCATCCATCACGCCGGGGCGTTTTGTGGACTTTGCGAGTGGTTTGATCTCATCGACCAAATCGTTCCCGGCATCAATATCGACGCCTGCATCTTTGTAGGTGAGACCTTTTTGATCTGCCATGACCCAACCTTCATCTATATCTGATATGAAAACGGCGTCCAACATACACGATGTTGAACGCCGATGAACATACTGAATTGAGCCCAGTTTGCAATGAAGAAAACGTTTTTAGACGTTTTTCTTTTAGGCACATTGCTCCAGCGGCTTCATGCTTTCAATTGCAGTCCCGATATTTTGCCAAACGGACGTTGTTTCCTGATCGTGGCAACGGTTTAGGTGATATTGATATTTTTCTACAGCCTTTGAATGGCCGTATTCATCAATAAGATGTTCTGCGATTTCTTTTGGGCTTACGCTCATTTTCATGGAAATGACTCCTTTTAAATGTGGCAGTATGCTTCTAGCGGTATGTTTTTGTTTTTATTGCACTGCGATATTGCCATTGTGCAGTGCGGTAGTCAAGGGCGACTTTGTAAAAAAATTGTTACAGAATCCTAAAGAATTGCCATTTTCTTGCATCTGGTTGAAAAACAGGGCAAAACTGTCTCAAGACATTTTAATGCATGAGGCTTTCCATGATTCTTCACTTGCGCATGTTCGGTTTTATGACCTTACTTTTTGCGGCTCTTTTTCTTTCACCTAATGCGGTGAATGCAGTAGATGTATTTGAGGTAAAAGGGGTTTATGTGGATGTGACGGCAAAATCTGTGACCCAAGCGCGCAAAAAAGCCATGCGCGAAGGCCAAGGCCGTGCCTTTGATATTTTGCTTAAACGATTAACCATGCGCGATGATCGCGATCTTTTGCCATGGGTGGAGCCAAAAGACAGGGCGCAATATATCCGTGATTTTTCTATCAGTGGTGAGAAATCATCCTCTGTGCGTTATCTTGCGACTTATAGCTATCATTTCAAACCTGATGCGATCCGCCGTTTGCTTAAATCGCGCGGTATTGCTTTTGCGGAAACCATAAGCAAGCCTGTGCTGGTCCTGCCTTTGTTTGAAAATGGATCACAGATCACCTTATGGGATGAACCAAACCCATGGCGTGCGGCTTGGAGTAAGGTCGGTACACAAAACGGTCTTGTGCCCATTGCTTTGCCCTTGGGGGACTTGGCTGATATCTCGGGACTTTCTGTACAACAGGCAGCCAGTGTGGATGAGAGCGCCTTGTCCAATATGGCAAATCGTTACGGGGTCAACAGCGCAACGGTTACCCAACTGGTCGTGACCGGGCGTGATCTTGAAAATCAGCCCAATAATGTGGATCTGGTGATTAACCGCGTGGGTTCTAAATATGCAGGGCGCACAACTTTGCTGGGCCTTGGCGCAAAAGAAGGGGAAACATCTGAAGATTTCCTCAAACGCGTGGCGATGGACGTTTCGGATTACTTACAAGAAAGTTGGAAGCGCGATAACCTGTTGCAGTTTGGCGTGGTGGATGTGCTGCCGGTTAATTTGACCATTGGTAATTTGAAAGAATGGCTGAGCGTGAAAGAGCGTTTGGGCAAGGTCGCTGTGGTACGCCGCATTGAACTGGCGTTATTATCACGCGATGCCGTACAGCTTAACTTACATTTTATTGGCAAGTTGGACCAGCTCATCGGCTCACTTCGTCAAGTCGATCTGGATTTAACCGTCACGGGTGAAAGCTGGTCACTGGTTAATCTGGGTGAGGGTAGCCGTTCGTGAGTCAGCAGTTTTGGCTGAATATTCCCAATATGATCACCATCGCGCGCGTAATGGCGGTGCCATTTATGGTGTGGTTGATTATTTCCCATGAGTTACAGGCCGCCTTCTGGCTGTTTATTGCCGCAGGTATCAGCGATGGTGTTGATGGCTATCTGGCAAAAATTTTAAAAGCGCGTACCCAAATAGGTGCCTTTTTAGACCCGATTGCGGATAAACTCTTGCTGGTGAGCGTGTTTGTTGTCCTTGGGGTGCAAGAGCTTATTCCCTTATGGTTGGTGATCATGGTGGTCTTTCGCGATATGGCCATTGTCATTGGGGCGGCCTTAATAGAATTGCTGACACGGGATTTAAAAATGTCCCCAAATTTCAGCAGCAAGGTTAATACCACCGTGCAGATTGTCCTGCTTTCTTTTGTCTTGGGCGTGCATGGTTTGGAAGTGACTGATATGATATGGGCCATTGATGTGTTGGTTTATATAACCGCGCTGACCACCTTGGTTTCCGGGCTGATTTATCTTTATCAGTGGGGGATCAATATCTCAAAGGAAAATGGGGAGTGATATGGAAGCATCGAAGCAATTAAAAATCTGGTCCATCAGTTTGCTGGTTTTTATCCTGCTTCTGTATGTGTTGCATGATGTGCTCACCCCGTTTGTTGCGGGTATGGCCGTGGCCTATTTTATAGACCCCATTGCCGATAAGCTGGAGAAATGGGGCCTGTCGCGTACAACGGCAACCAGTGTCATCACCGTTGGGTTTTTTATCATTATGATCGGGGCATTATCGCTCTTACTTCCGGTGCTGACTTCACAAGTCATTGGTTTTGCAGGGCGTGTACCAACCTATTTTGATCATTTGCATGGTTTGTTAAAACCTGTGGTACAGCAAGTCTTTTCTGGTGCCAGTGAAGCTGATTTAAAAGAACTTGGTGCAACAGCGGCAAGTTTTGCCAAACAGGCCTTTAGTGTGGTGGGTAATTTACTGCAACGCTTAATCAGTGGTGGGGCGGCGCTGTTTGATGTGGTTTCCATCCTTGTGTTGACCCCTTTGGTGACTTTTTATCTGTTGCGCGATTGGGACTTGTTGGTTGCGCGCATTGATCATTGGCTGCCCAGAAAACATGCCCCTGTTATTCGCGAACAATTTAGCCTGATTGATGAAACCTTGGCTGGTTTCGTGCGCGGGCAGGCTAGTGTCTGTTTGATGCTGGGGAGTTTTTACGCCATCGGCCTTTCTGTTTTAGGGCTGGAGTTTGGCCTGTTGGTTGGGCTTGGAGCAGGCTTGATTTCCTTTATCCCGTATTTTGGCTCTATCCTTGGCTTTGGGGTTTCCATCTCCATTGCGCTTGTGCAGTTTGATGACCTCACCCAAGTGGGCTTGGTCGCCGGTGTTTTTGCCATTGGGCAAATTCTTGAAGGCAATGTGCTCACGCCCAAACTGGTGGGTGAAAAAGTTGGCCTGCATCCGGTTTGGGTCATCTTTGCCTTAATGGCTGGTGGGGCCTTAGCGGGCTTTACAGGGGTGATGTTGGCTGTCCCTGTGGCTGCAATTATTGGTGTGTTGGTGAGATTCGGGCTTGCCCAATATATGAAAAGTGCGCTTTATACAGGCACGCCTTCAAACAAAGCTTGAATAAAGAAACTGAGACTGTGACGACCCATTCACAACTTCCACTGGATTTTGATTATCGCCCTTCAATGAGAGGCGATGATTTTCTCGTGTGCAGTAGTAATGCTGAGGCCGTGGCATGGCTGGATAAATGGCCAGATTGGTCCGGTGCGCCTTTTGTGGTGATCTATGGGCAGCCGGGCTGTGGCAAGACGCATCTGGCTGAAGTTTTTCGCCAAGCAACGGGCGCACAGGCTCTAAAGCTTTGCCAAGACCCTTATGAAACCATGGGGGAGGCAAGCGTGGGCGTTCTTGAAGATGTGGATCGTTTAATTGCCGATCACCAGAAAGATTTGTTTCATCTCTATAACCATGCCAAGGAAAAAGGCCTGACGTTGTTGTTAAGCGCGCGCACTGCGCCAGCACAATGGCAGATCACCTTGCCGGATTTAAAGACGCGCATGGGCGCTGTTCCGGTTGTTGAGATTGGTCAACCGGATGATATGTTGATGGAAGCTGTGCTGGTGAAACTGTTTTCAGATCGCCAGCTTAAGGTCGAGCGCGACGTCATCGCCTTCATGCTGTTGCGCATGGAGCGTTCATTTGAACAGGCCATCAGGCTTGTTCAGGAAATTGATCGCCGTGCCCTTTCTGAAAAACGCAAGATCACTGTGCCGCTGGCACGATCAGTTCTTCAGAATCTATCATAGCTTCTTCTACAATCTCATCTTTACAGATGTCTTCTTTTTTTAGCGTGCGGATCATTTTGCAGTCTTTTTCCGTCACAACAGAAAGACCATGGTCCGCAACAGTTTTTTCTGTTGCTAAATAAGAGATGCCATCAAGAGCGAAAGAGATGATTTTCAAGGCAGGAGGACCTGCACAAGCAGAGAGAAAAAGCAGGGATGACCCCAGCAAGAGGTAGGCGCGTAGTTTATTTTTATTCGGCATATTATTCTTCTTATTGAAGTTAAAAAAAACGCGGTCACACTAAGGATGACCGCGATTTCTTAACTTTGTCTTAACGCAGTTTTTTGCTTATTCTGCATTGTCTGCCTTTTCGGCAGCTTTTTCAACTTTTACCTTCTCTTTTGGAAGGTTAAGTTTGATGTGGAGTTCACGCAGCTGTTCGATAGAAACTTCACATGGTGCTTCCATCAAGAGGTCTTCTGCACGTTGGTTCATTGGGAAGGCGATGACTTCACGAATGTTTGGCTCATCAGCCAGCAACATAACCATACGGTCGATGCCCGGTGCACAACCGCCATGTGGTGGGGCGCCAAATTTAAAGGCACGCAACATGCCACCAAATTCTTTTTCAACCACTTCAGGCTCATAACCTGCCAAACCAAAGGCTTTATACATGATTTCCGGTTTGTGGTTACGCACAGCACCAGAAGACAGCTCAATACCGTTACAAACGATGTCATACTGCCATGCAAGGATATCCAGCGGGTCTTTACTCTCAAGCGCTTCCATACCGCCTTGTGGCATAGAGAACGGGTTGTGAGAGAAATCGATTTTACCCGTTTCTTCGTTTAATTCGTACATTGGGAAGTCAACAACCCAGCAGAAATCGAATTTGCTGTCGTCCAGCAGTTCCAGCTCGTCACAAACGCGGGTACGCACAACGCCTGCAAAATCAGCCGCATCATTTTCTTTACCACAGACAAAGAAGACTGCATCGCCGTTACCTAGACCACAAGCATCCAAGATTGCCTGAACGCGTTCTTCACCAAGGTTTTTGGCAATTGGGCCTTTTTGTGTGCCGTCTTCAGCAATGGCAATGTAGCCCAAGCCACCTTTGCCTTCATCGCGTGCCCAGTTGTTTAGCTTGTCAAAGAAGCTACGTGGGCGAGTTGCTGCACCGGGTGCGGGGATGGCACGAACCACATTGCCCTGATCTACCAATTTGGCAAAGAGACCGAAGTTAGAGCCACGAAACGGCTCAGTTGTATCAGTGATGATCAATGGGTTGCGCAGGTCCGGCTTGTCGTTACCGTATTTGAGCATGGATTCTTTGTAAGGAATACGCGGGAAAGGAAGTGGTGTAACTTCACGACCGCCACCAAAGTTGGTGAAGATTTCATGCATGATTGGCTCAATCGCATTAAACACATCATCCTGTGTTGCATAAGCCATTTCAAAATCGAGTTGGTAGAATTCGCCCGGTGAACGGTCCGCACGTGCATCTTCATCGCGGAAACAGGGGGCAATCTGGAAATATTTGTCAAAGCCTGACACCATCAACAATTGCTTAAACTGTTGTGGAGCCTGTGGCAGGGCATAGAATTTACCCGGATGGTTACGTGCAGGCACCAGATAGTCACGCGCACCTTCTGGTGAAGAGGCGGTCAGGATAGGTGTCTGGATTTCCATGAAGTCCTGATCCGTCATCAAGCGGCGGATTTCAGAGATTACTTTAGAACGTAACTTGATGTTGTTGTGCAGTTGTTCGCGGCGCAAGTCCAAGAAACGGTGGCGCAGGCGAATTTCTTCACCAGCTTCTTCGTTACCGGCAACCTGCATGGGCAGCACGTCACAAGCTGATTCAAGGACCAGCTCGCTGATGTAGATTTCAATCGCGCCTGTTGGCATATCAGGGTTAACGGTTTCAGCTGTACGCTTAACCACTTTACCTGTGATGGTCAGCACGCTTTCAACGCGTGCGCCTTCAGCGATTGGGAAAAGATCGGAGGACACATCGATGACACATTGTGTCATGCCATAGTGATCGCGCAAATCGATGAACAGGAGGTTACCGTGGTCACGTTTAGAGTGAATCCAACCGGAAAGGCGAACAATGTCACCTTCTTGTTCAGGGCGCAGTTCGTTACATTTATGTGTGCGATAGGGATGCATCTTTCGCTCGTCTCTTTTGCATGAATTTCAAGGGGTCATCAGATTATGATAATCTGGACAGCGTGAAATCGCATTTAAGAGGGGCAAATGTCAAGAGATATAAGGACCATTGGCCCTATTCTTCGCACTTTTTTGGGAATTAGACGGACTTGGCAGCAATAGCCCCTCGCTTGCGCAAGGGGGATAGTGGTATTGCAAGAAAATTACGCGCTTTTACCAGAAGGCAAAAGGCTGAAGTTACATGCCAATGGCAATGGCTTTGCGTACCAAGTCTGGTAGGTTCGGTGCATCCATTTTACGCATGACGGTTGCGCGATAAATTTCCACGGTGCGTGGGCTGATGTCTAAGGATTGAGCCGCTTCTTTGTTAGAGGCACCTTTAACAATCAAATCCATCACTTCGCGCTCACGCGGTGTAAGTTCATCAACCGTTTTTTTAACGATCTCGGCTTCTTCTGCAGAAGGGAGGTTTTTTTGCGGTGTGCCGCTGACGCGATCCACACAGGCAATTAACTCATCTGGCTGTACCGGCTTTTGGATAAAATCAACCGCGCCAGCTTGCATGGCTTGAACCGCCATAGGCACTTCGGCATGTGCAGTCAGGAATACAATAGGCAGGGGAAACTTCATTTCATTGAGTTTCTTTTGAAGCTCAAGCCCGTCCATTTCCGGCATATTGACGTCAAGGACGACACATCCGGTTTGAGGGATGTTATCGACTTGGGAAAGAAACTGGCTGGCAGACGCATAGGTATGGACCTTGCGTTGATCTGTCGTCATTGCAGTTTCCAAATAGTCCAAGAGGTCTTGGTCGTCATCTACAAGATATACGTTTATCGCGGCCACTTAATTATTATCCTAGTATTATTCCTTAAGGGTAGGAAATAGGGTACTAATAAAAGGGCTTTGGAATCAAGAGGGATATTGAAATAAGAGGCAAGTCTTTTGAAGTACCGAAATAATTTGTTATATAAAAATAAATAACAAAAAATATTGACTAATTAGGTAAAAGGGCTCATATAGGCTTCAGTTTAGCGTTCTGCGCTATGGAAATGAAGATAAACTGAGGCTTTTATTAATGGCTAACCAAGTCGTAACCGCTAATCGTCTGGACGATGGCCTTGCTGTTTTTTACGCAAGTGATGGTCAATGGTACAATGATATTTCTAAGGCTGAAATCGTCGAAAATGGCGATGAAAGCGAAAAACTACTTGAGCGCGCATCTGATGATGCGAATCAGTTGATTGTTGTTGGGCCTTATCTCATTGATGTTGAACAGGAAGGCACTCAGCCTGTTCCTGTTCGTTACCGTGAAATGATTCGCACAAAAGGTCCTTCTGTGCGCCCCGATCTTGGCTATCAAGCTAAATAAATAAGGAATCGAGATTAATGTATAAGTATGACGAATATGACCAAAAGCTGGTTGACGAACGCGTCGAACAGTTCCGTGGTCAGGTGAACCGTCGCTTAAGTGGTGAGTTGAGTGAAGAAGAATTCCGCCCACTACGTCTCATGAACGGTGTTTATCTGCAGCTCCATGCCTATATGCTGCGTGTCGCCATTCCTTATGGCACGATGAACAGTACGCAATTGCGCCAGTTTGCTTATATCGCGCGCACTTATGATAAAGGCTATGGTCACTTTACCACGCGCCAGAATATCCAGTTTAACTGGCCCAAGCTGGTTGATTTGCCAGATATCCTGACAGACCTTTCTAAAGTGCAGATGCATGCCATGCAGACCAGTGGTAACTGTATTCGCAATACCACGTCTGACCAATATGCCGGGGCAGCTTTTGATGAGCTGGAAGATCCGCGCCCTTGGTGTGAGCTAATCCGCCAATGGTCAACCATGCATCCTGAGTTTACCTATCTGCCGCGTAAATTTAAAATGGCAGTTACGGGCTCACCAACCGATCGCGCCGCTGTTGCAATCCATGATATCGGCCTGCGTATTCGCCGTGATGATCAAGGTGAACTTGGTTTTGAAGTGATGGTCGGCGGTGGCCTTGGTCGCACGCCCATGATTGGTAAAACCATCTGTGAGTTTTTGCCTAAAGAAGACCTGCTATCTTATCTTGAAGCGATCTTGCGGGTTTATAACCAGTTCGGCCGTCGCGATAACAAATATAAAGCCCGTATCAAAATTCTGGTCCATGAAATTGGCGCTGATAAGTTTGGCGAACTTGTGGAAGAAGAATGGGAAGCCATTCGTGACAGTGCTTTGCAATTGCCACAAGATGAGCTGGAAGAAATGCGCGCGCATTTCACACCACCTGCCTTTGAAGTATTGCCAAGCTTGAACCCGACATTTTCTGAAAAAGTTCAGGAAGATCAGGAATTTGCCTATTGGGTACAAAATAATGTGAAAGAACATAAGCAACAAGGCTATGCCATTGCTA
Encoded proteins:
- the purN gene encoding phosphoribosylglycinamide formyltransferase, with amino-acid sequence MAKLRVAVLISGGGSNLQALIDMCTAEDSPAEIIRVISNVDNAYGLERAKQAGIKTTVVDHKKYNGREPFEDALHQVLDSDKIQMVCLAGFMRLLTDSFVHKWRDRLINIHPALLPSFKGLHTHERAIEAGVKFHGATVHYVRPAMDEGPIIVQAAVPVLSSDSPDDLGARVLEQEHKIYPLALKLIAERKVRVSGEKVLYNGVATLPESFMNPIG
- a CDS encoding inorganic phosphate transporter produces the protein MDLSNFQKIEQAQYVNRRELVRLGSAALFLVAIIIYVGTKMPGSFLLISAAVIGGYMALNIGANDVANNVGPAVGSKTMTLTGAIIIAAVFESSGAIIAGGDVVGTIRKGIIDPSAITDPNVFVWLMMAALLAGAVWLNLATALGMPVSTTHSIVGGVLGAGVAAAGWDIANWTKVGQIAASWVISPVLGGVIAACFLYTIKRTITYKTDMIESAKKIVPLLIGAMAWAFTTYLIMKGLKKLFKLDFITALGGGFVIAFLIYLIVRPLIAKAAEGLESNKASVNKLFVIPLICSAALLSFAHGANDVANAVGPLAAIYDVISHGAMAAKASIPLWVMVIGALGISVGLALFGPKLIRTVGSEITELDQARAFCIAMAAAITVIIASQLGLPVSSTHIAIGAIFGIGFLREAIKSNYGNMVVEIKSHHEGKDEAEVAAFLDKFETASFEEKGFMLKDLKKNREAPTVTKKERKSLAKEYKKELVKRSAVLKIVAAWVITVPLSGLLAAIIYFTIRGMLLP
- a CDS encoding acyl-CoA synthetase, producing MSDVYQAMRDGFDLEIPADYNFAFDLVEKRAKETPEKVAYIAVSRDCETVEEHTYAHLNAKANRFANGLKKLGCKKGDFACVVIARLPAWYEVLVGSMKVGVVSMPGTNLLTAHDLEYRINRAGAKLAIVTAEHASKIEEIKEKCPTLEHLIIIGGEREGWVNFETLCAENSDELERAECEPTGADDLMLIYFTSGTTSLPKMVPRDYSYGLAHKITGQYWMGLKDGDIHWTLTDTGWAKAAWGMLFPPMLMGATILLYDGDPKFDADIHLKLIERFGVNCFCAPPTVYRVFAQMDLSPYKLESLNHCIGAGEPLNPEVMRTWKEATGCDVYDGYGQTETVNIVANYKGMEVRPGSMGKPVPGLTVDVVDEDGEIVEIDTVGHIAVKMTQQHPLGLFTGYFKDEAANAKCFKNGWYYTGDTATRDKDGYIWFVGRSDDIIGSAGYRISPFEVESALIEHPAIAESAVVGKPDPVRGEIVKAYVTLSAGYEGSKTLEKEIQDFVKNLTAPYKYPREIEFREALPKTISGKIRRVELRDEAKAEG
- a CDS encoding AI-2E family transporter, encoding MEASKQLKIWSISLLVFILLLYVLHDVLTPFVAGMAVAYFIDPIADKLEKWGLSRTTATSVITVGFFIIMIGALSLLLPVLTSQVIGFAGRVPTYFDHLHGLLKPVVQQVFSGASEADLKELGATAASFAKQAFSVVGNLLQRLISGGAALFDVVSILVLTPLVTFYLLRDWDLLVARIDHWLPRKHAPVIREQFSLIDETLAGFVRGQASVCLMLGSFYAIGLSVLGLEFGLLVGLGAGLISFIPYFGSILGFGVSISIALVQFDDLTQVGLVAGVFAIGQILEGNVLTPKLVGEKVGLHPVWVIFALMAGGALAGFTGVMLAVPVAAIIGVLVRFGLAQYMKSALYTGTPSNKA
- a CDS encoding DUF2066 domain-containing protein, with the translated sequence MILHLRMFGFMTLLFAALFLSPNAVNAVDVFEVKGVYVDVTAKSVTQARKKAMREGQGRAFDILLKRLTMRDDRDLLPWVEPKDRAQYIRDFSISGEKSSSVRYLATYSYHFKPDAIRRLLKSRGIAFAETISKPVLVLPLFENGSQITLWDEPNPWRAAWSKVGTQNGLVPIALPLGDLADISGLSVQQAASVDESALSNMANRYGVNSATVTQLVVTGRDLENQPNNVDLVINRVGSKYAGRTTLLGLGAKEGETSEDFLKRVAMDVSDYLQESWKRDNLLQFGVVDVLPVNLTIGNLKEWLSVKERLGKVAVVRRIELALLSRDAVQLNLHFIGKLDQLIGSLRQVDLDLTVTGESWSLVNLGEGSRS
- the purM gene encoding phosphoribosylformylglycinamidine cyclo-ligase translates to MADQKGLTYKDAGVDIDAGNDLVDEIKPLAKSTKRPGVMDGLGGFGAFFDLRAAGYQDPILVSGTDGVGTKLKVAILADKHDTVGIDLVAMCVNDLVVQGAEPLLFLDYYATGKLDVSAGRDIIKGIAEGCTQAGSALIGGETAEMPGMYSEGDYDLAGFCVGAVERGQELTGANVKEGDVVLGLASNGLHSNGFSLVRRVVEAAGLDYSAPAPFDSSRSLAEALLDPTKIYVKSTLAAIKAGGVNALAHITGGGLVENIPRVLPDGLGVDLDGSAWKLPAVFSWLAEAGGIANSELARTFNCGIGMCVIVDADKVDALTKILEDGGETVTNLGSVVKRSEGELVEISGIETWQS
- a CDS encoding CDP-alcohol phosphatidyltransferase family protein encodes the protein MSQQFWLNIPNMITIARVMAVPFMVWLIISHELQAAFWLFIAAGISDGVDGYLAKILKARTQIGAFLDPIADKLLLVSVFVVLGVQELIPLWLVIMVVFRDMAIVIGAALIELLTRDLKMSPNFSSKVNTTVQIVLLSFVLGVHGLEVTDMIWAIDVLVYITALTTLVSGLIYLYQWGINISKENGE